A window of Corallococcus macrosporus DSM 14697 contains these coding sequences:
- a CDS encoding amidoligase family protein, with translation MKTLRFGIEIETVGASRQKLAHAIQSAVGGHVSGDYRGMQVTDAQGRAWKVVADASLSGGDYSGEIVSPILTYQDLEALQQVVRAAREAGARADASTGIHIHVDGSRFDAKSVTNLVKMVHKQERLLETALGVSAARLSRFCKPIDGAFLQRLEARRPRTMQEVNEAWYGRRNSMPSRYDSSRYHGLNLNSLFFRGTIEFRYFNGSVHAGEVKAYVQLVLALASRALASKAASSKRRDFNPATAKYDFRVFLLHLGLIGEEFKTARLHLLKKLEGSAAWKGQRRDRRGSGGGEDGSPGSEGAQGAQGGAGGSAPTEALAAA, from the coding sequence ATGAAGACGCTCCGGTTTGGAATTGAGATTGAGACGGTTGGCGCCAGCCGCCAGAAGCTGGCCCACGCGATTCAGAGCGCGGTGGGCGGGCACGTTTCCGGCGACTACCGGGGCATGCAGGTAACGGACGCCCAGGGCCGCGCCTGGAAGGTGGTGGCGGACGCCTCGCTGAGCGGGGGCGATTACAGCGGCGAAATCGTCTCCCCCATCCTCACCTACCAGGACCTGGAAGCCTTACAGCAGGTGGTGCGCGCCGCCCGCGAGGCCGGCGCCCGCGCCGACGCCTCCACCGGAATCCACATCCACGTCGACGGCAGCCGCTTCGACGCCAAGAGCGTCACCAACCTCGTCAAGATGGTGCACAAACAGGAGCGCCTCCTGGAGACGGCCCTCGGGGTGAGCGCGGCGCGGTTGAGCCGCTTCTGCAAGCCCATCGATGGGGCCTTCCTCCAGCGGCTGGAAGCCCGGCGCCCGCGCACCATGCAGGAGGTGAATGAGGCTTGGTACGGGCGCCGCAACAGCATGCCCAGCCGCTACGACTCCAGCCGCTACCACGGCCTCAACCTCAACAGCCTCTTCTTCCGGGGCACGATTGAATTCCGGTACTTCAACGGCTCGGTGCACGCGGGAGAGGTGAAGGCCTACGTCCAACTGGTGTTGGCCTTGGCCTCCCGGGCCCTGGCCTCGAAGGCCGCCTCCAGCAAGCGCCGCGACTTCAACCCCGCCACCGCCAAGTACGACTTCCGGGTGTTCCTCCTCCACCTCGGCCTCATCGGCGAGGAATTCAAGACGGCCCGCCTCCACCTCCTCAAGAAGCTGGAGGGCAGCGCCGCCTGGAAGGGCCAGCGCCGCGACCGGCGCGGCTCGGGCGGGGGGGAGGACGGCTCGCCCGGCAGCGAGGGCGCGCAGGGCGCGCAGGGCGGCGCTGGGGGCAGCGCACCCACCGAAGCCTTGGCCGCCGCGTGA